The nucleotide sequence tcaatttttttcttttggctctgtccccgagcctctctgtgttcaaggctagttgaAGCACAGCCAGccccacttggggctttttctgtgtatgtggtgctgaggaatcgaacccagagcttcatgcatgccaagcaagcagtgtaccactaagccacagttccccaccaccacccccttttccttttgaacCTAACAGAATTctcctttctctatttttgtCAGATTAGGCTTAAGCGTCCTAAGTCTGAGCAGGCTGGGATCGCATACTAGGAGACAATTTAGACATTAGGGGTAGAGGAGAGAGACCCGTGAAGCTCTCTGCAACTGTGCCCAAGCTGAAAGGCCCTGGGGGAACAGTATCCAGGTAGGACCTTCCCAGTTCCTCAAGACTGTGAGAAGCAGAAGGGTGAAGGGGGGTGCAGATATCCTGCACTCAAATCCCCACGGATGGTTAGCGaccagccaccccccccaccccccccaccccccccatccccccacaccccggggcCAGGCCTAGGCGGCTCCTTTTTTTGCGTGTTTTGTGATGCAGGGGGTCTGACCCAGGGTTTCCGCTTACTGCGCACGCGCCTCATTGAGCCACGCCCTCCCCCGCAGCGGCTCCTTTAAGAGGCGGGCCCTACTCCGGATAAGGGAGGAAGTTCCCGCCTCCGGTTGCCACGGTGCTTTGTGGCGTCGCATTCTCATTGGTGGGCGACAGCGGCCCGGCCAGCAGCGGTAGCCATTTCCAACGAGCTGGCGGGGGCGAAAGATGGCGACGCCCCTGGGGTGGTCGCCGGGGGGGTCGGGATCTGTGTGTCTCGCCTTCGATCAGCTGCGAGACGTGATTGAGTCCCAGGAGGAGCTGATTCACCAGCTGAGGAATGTGGTACGCACTTAGTGGCGCTAAGGGGGGAGGCCGAGCCTCACCCGCCCCGGGAGCTTCCGGAGCGAGGGGGCCTGGCTACAATCGATTGCCGAGAGAGTCggcggccggaagtggcgcccggctgggcccccccccctcccccggctggGAGCTGGGGGAGCCGAGAGCCCGAGGGGCCGCGTCCTCCTCAGTGTTTCCGAGGTTACTTTAACAGGCACCGAGCGACTTCTCCGTGCTCCGCCCGGCACCCCCGAGTTCCTCAGCCCTCGTGCAGAGGAGCATGGTAGTGACAGGCAGGCGCAGTGCCCTGGGGAGCTCTAGGCACACAGTCAGCCCTGGGCCACCTGGACCCGGGAAACCCGCTGCCATGTCATGGTGCTTTTTCAAACCCCCGCCAAAAGCATTGGAGCCGTAAGTGAGCTCCCGAGCTGCCCACCGGAGTACACGGGTtgggtttgggttgtttttttttcttcttccctatttTGATAACAACATTGGGATATCTGTTCCTTCTTAAAAGTAAAACTGGTGGCTTCACCTCTGTTTTTGACTCTTGATTCTTAAACCCGGGAAATTAGATTGGGAATAAGAGAAGACATCCTGTTGTTGGCTACGCCAACACCCTGTTTCAACAAAATACAGCAGCTGTAGGCGCTGAATTACCTCCAGTTACCTGAAggtatccagattttttttttttggcagcttGCCTTGGGATGTCTGGCCCCACCATCTGGAGCCCTTCTCTAATCCCTTTTCTGGCCCATCCTATATGACAGATTTCAGGATTCACTTTACCATCTTTGAAAGCAATTTTAGGGCAGGGAATATAGGaattagtggtagagcgcttgcctagcacgcatgaagctctgggtttgattcctcagcaccacataatcagaaaaaaaaaaaaaaaagccagaagtggcgcagtggctccagtggtagagcattagcctcgagcaaaagaagctcagggacagtgcccaggcactgagttcaaaaccccaggattggcaaaaaaaaaaaaaaaaaaaaaaaagaaattaaaaataaaagcaattttaactaagggacaatgcctctGTACCTCTGATCATATATTTACCAAAAGGAACTCCAagaagggggatggggggaaggaaGCAAGTTTAATCGTTGCTTTATGCCTGgtcttctagctactcagggagctgagatgtgagaactGTAAAACGCCACTCaaccagaaaaatgctagaagtggaactgggcttacatggtagagcttcagccttgagcaaataataataataaaataaaagctatgggacagcacgtaggtcctgaggtcaagccccacccctcatacacatacacacaccaatcTTTTAAaaggcaattttattttttggactgctatggggcttgaactcaaggtctaggtgctgtctgtgagcctctttgtgctcaaggctagtgcactaccgcttgagctacagcaccccttctggtttaAAGATCAATTCTGACCTATCCTTGGACCGGGCCAAGGGCTCCTCTGGGCACCACAACCCACACTGTTCAGGCTGGCTGTGAGCTGTCTTCTCTAACAGCCTAGTTTCTACTGTAAGAGAAGAGAAGCTGGGCCTTAGTGACTCTGTGGAACTGAATTCCCTACCCACGGTATTAAATCCTAGGCCCCCTGGGCTTACCCCATTATCCATCCTTTGTCCTGGTCCCTAGCAGGTACCCTTCTTACCCTGACCTCAGGTCAATGCTGATCCAATTGTTGCAGATGGTTCTCCAGGATGAAAATTTTGTCAGTAAAGAAGAGTTCCAGGAAGTGGAGAAGAAACTGGTGGTAAGTGATGCTTCTGATCTCTATTTCTGATCCCTGAGGTTGGACAGTCACTAAGTCTTGGTCTTTGGGAACTTCCGTTCCCTGTGGAAGGGACAGCATGTTCCTGTGCCCTGGTTTCTGTGTGCTCTTCTAAGCGGCGAGTTAAGGGAACCTGGGATGCCCAAGGTGGCTTAAGGTAATGCGGTGACTGCCTGCTGCTCCTTCAGGAAGAGAAAGCTGCCCATGCCAAGACCAAGGTCCTCCTGGCCAAAGAAGAGGAGAAGCTGCAGTTTGCCCTCGGAGAGGTGGAGGTGCTGTCTAAGCAGCTGGAGAAAGAGAAGCTGGCCTTCGAAAAGGCGTAAGTGAGCCTCAGGAGGGGGCATGGAGGCCAGGGGTCTTGCCTGCCTGCAGCCCTACCCACTGTCCTGTCCTCTCCACCCAGGCTCACCACTGTCAAGAGCAAAGTCCTGCAGGAGTCCAGCAAGAAGGATCAGCTCATCACCAAATGCAATGGTAGGCGGGAAGCCCGCTCTGCCCCCCATGCTCACTTGCACGGGCTCTTCCCCAACAGCCCAGGGCCTATGCCCAAAGCAGGGTTTCACCCTACCTTCTATCCCCGGCCGAGGATACAGGCAAGCCCCGGAGGGGCTCACCATCGAAAAGGCCTTCAGGGACCAGGCAGgccaagaaaatgagggaagcagTCGGTGTACGATATTCTTCACGGCCATAAAGAAACGGGTTTGCTCCCATTTTTCTTGAAACATACGACCTTCTTAGTCCACCTTTTATTTCCCACTTTTGATATGTGTTAGAAGTAGTGCATTTTACTCTTAACCCTTCTGCGAGAATAACAGGGCAAGTATTTTGTTGGGAAGCTGACAGTCTCAGTACCATGAAAGCCATTTCCTGTCAAGGTCTCCCCCACCCGCCCACCCCCTCCCGCCGTGGGAATGAGGGCTTGGGATTGATAAAtcgtaaaaaaagaaaaagagaaaaaagtctaAAGACCAAATTTGAGTGGAGGCTTTTCTAACTCATTAGCAcgaatttaaacattaaaaaaattactatgtGGACCAAGTAAAATATGTCTGGGCCACCAGTTTTCAACTCTGCTCAGAACACATGCCTTGGCCACTCCCAGCTTTGTTGGTGGTGTGAGTTGAGGGGTACTTTTTACAGCCAGCTCCCCAGTGTCCCCACATCTAAGAGACGCTTTGTCTAAGTAATAGTGGATATGAACGTCCATTCGTGACATCCACTTCATTCACTGTAGCAGATCTCCAGTAGGCCAGAGACCAGTCCAAATCACAAAGGGGGTCAAGacccgccctcctccctcctctgccctcatCTACTCCATCCTTTTGTCTTCTGTGAGCAGGCTCCCTGGAAGATGCTGACAGGCTGCTGTCTTGAGTCTGCCAGGCAGGCTGACAGATACCACTCTACATCCCACCAGCGCTTCCTGAACCCCAGCCGACAAGATTATCTCCACACTTacgcctgggcaccagtggctcacacctgtaatcatagctactcaggaggctgggatctgaggatttgcTGTGCCAAGCgggtcaggcaggaaagtctgtgagactcttagttccaactaaccagcaaaaaaagtgggaagtgaagctatggctcaagtgataagagctctagccttgaaaaaaGCTCAAAGGACAGTGCCACCCACACAACTGTACATTTCCTTACCTCTCCCTAGGCATCTCCTTTTCTgtccccacaaaaaaaaacctggggtAGGTAGACACTTTTCCTTTAAGGTATTCCTTCCAACTAGgatttctcgtgtgtgtgtgtgtgtgtgtgtgtgtgtgtgacggggACTGGGTCTAGCTGCCTCTTCCCTTCATGTCCTGCATCATTTCAGTGGCCACAagcagtactggcacttgaatcAGGGTCTCTCAGGACATTGCTGTTGTCTCTTAGTGGTCTGGTTTTGTTTAGCTTGCCAGTCTTGGTGCcagaacttggcctgggtgctgtctctgagcttcttttttgctcaagtctagcactctaccacgtgagccacagcactatttctgcctttttttgtgAGTaacgaggtaagagtctcagggactttcctgccctagctgtctttgaaccatgatcctcagatctcagcctcctgagtagctaggattataggcatgagccaccagcacctggctgccccttagttttttaactcatggctagcactgtaccatttgagccacagctctatttctgacttggt is from Perognathus longimembris pacificus isolate PPM17 chromosome 22, ASM2315922v1, whole genome shotgun sequence and encodes:
- the Spata24 gene encoding spermatogenesis-associated protein 24 isoform X1, whose product is MATPLGWSPGGSGSVCLAFDQLRDVIESQEELIHQLRNVMVLQDENFVSKEEFQEVEKKLVEEKAAHAKTKVLLAKEEEKLQFALGEVEVLSKQLEKEKLAFEKALTTVKSKVLQESSKKDQLITKCNEIESHIIKQEDILTGKENEIKELQQVISQQKQIFSPRHRLRCRNHMSDFRIQKQQEKYMAQVLDQKHKKASGKRHARSHHLREK
- the Spata24 gene encoding spermatogenesis-associated protein 24 isoform X2, with amino-acid sequence MATPLGWSPGGSGSVCLAFDQLRDVIESQEELIHQLRNVMVLQDENFVSKEEFQEVEKKLVEEKAAHAKTKVLLAKEEEKLQFALGEVEVLSKQLEKEKLAFEKALTTVKSKVLQESSKKDQLITKCNEIESHIIKQEDILTGKENEIKELQQVISQQKQIFRNHMSDFRIQKQQEKYMAQVLDQKHKKASGKRHARSHHLREK